One Amycolatopsis sp. NBC_00355 genomic window carries:
- a CDS encoding metallophosphoesterase family protein: protein MRIAVLADIHGVLPALEAVLAEPDVVAADRIVLLGDMLAGPMPVETLERLVSLGDRAVWVRGNADRELAASARGDGKFVPDPIFPWAARQLRPADLPVLDALPLTVTLDGVLFCHATPRDDTEIVLVDSSLERWVEVLEGVVAPTVVLGHTHMPFTRLADRRLIVNPGSVGMPYGTGGAHWALLGDGVELRRTRYDVETACRYLVARSAYPDIEEWADFFVRDPASDAEALRVFSASARGTSAT, encoded by the coding sequence ATGCGGATCGCGGTGCTGGCGGACATCCACGGCGTGCTGCCGGCGCTGGAAGCCGTGCTGGCCGAGCCGGACGTCGTCGCGGCCGATCGGATCGTGCTCCTGGGCGACATGCTGGCCGGGCCGATGCCCGTCGAGACCCTCGAGCGGCTGGTTTCCCTGGGCGACCGTGCGGTGTGGGTGCGCGGCAACGCCGACCGCGAGCTGGCGGCGTCCGCGCGCGGCGACGGGAAGTTCGTGCCGGACCCGATCTTCCCGTGGGCGGCGCGGCAGCTGCGGCCGGCCGATCTGCCGGTCCTGGACGCGCTCCCGCTGACGGTGACGCTCGACGGCGTGCTGTTCTGCCACGCGACTCCACGCGACGACACCGAGATCGTCCTCGTCGACAGCTCCCTCGAACGCTGGGTGGAAGTCCTGGAGGGCGTCGTCGCTCCGACGGTGGTGCTCGGGCACACCCACATGCCGTTCACGCGGCTGGCGGACCGGCGGCTGATCGTGAACCCCGGCAGCGTCGGCATGCCTTACGGCACCGGCGGTGCGCACTGGGCGTTGCTCGGAGACGGCGTCGAGCTGCGGCGCACGCGGTACGACGTCGAAACGGCGTGCCGGTACCTCGTGGCGCGCAGTGCTTATCCGGACATCGAGGAGTGGGCCGACTTCTTCGTCCGCGACCCGGCTTCGGACGCCGAGGCGTTGCGCGTGTTCAGCGCGTCCGCTCG
- a CDS encoding cytochrome P450 produces MTTTLADTWGLHESQFWLRGKQPAERVRHAADLGFWNVYGHPEAEEILRDPATYSSDTTRLVPKEMMQDVDLEAMSAGNLLQLDPPLHHKMRKLVSRAFTPKVVADLEPRIAAVTNEMLDEAGGSGRLELVEDLAYPLPVIVIAELLGVPASDRHLFKGWVDKLFSSSEQFSLKEQSKANQESVKNSLEGQKQLIEYLGGHVDERRTRPREDLLTKLVEAELDGEKLTRNEVVNFANVLLLAGHITTTMLLGNAVLCLDTHPEWDERVRADRSLVPPLVEESLRYLSPFAAVARTTNREVELGGATIPAEQMLMVWVAAANRDERVFAEPDTFNPLRDPNPHLAFGRGIHFCIGAPLARLEGRVALDILFDRYPALRTIPGEPPKFQVNPNMTGVRELPLTTG; encoded by the coding sequence ATGACCACCACACTCGCCGACACCTGGGGACTGCACGAATCCCAGTTCTGGCTGCGCGGAAAGCAACCGGCCGAGCGCGTGCGGCACGCGGCCGACCTCGGGTTCTGGAACGTCTACGGGCACCCGGAAGCCGAAGAGATCCTCCGCGACCCGGCGACCTACTCCTCGGACACCACCCGGCTGGTGCCGAAGGAGATGATGCAGGACGTCGACCTGGAGGCGATGTCGGCGGGCAACCTGCTGCAGCTGGATCCGCCGCTGCACCACAAGATGCGCAAGCTCGTCAGCCGCGCGTTCACCCCGAAGGTCGTCGCCGACCTCGAGCCGCGCATCGCCGCGGTGACGAACGAGATGCTCGACGAGGCCGGCGGCTCCGGCCGGCTCGAGCTCGTCGAAGACCTGGCCTACCCGTTGCCGGTGATCGTGATCGCGGAGCTGCTGGGGGTCCCCGCGAGCGACCGGCACCTGTTCAAGGGCTGGGTGGACAAGCTGTTCAGCTCGTCCGAGCAGTTCTCGCTGAAGGAGCAGAGCAAGGCCAACCAGGAGTCGGTCAAGAACTCCCTGGAAGGTCAGAAGCAGCTCATCGAATACCTGGGCGGGCACGTCGACGAACGTCGCACGCGGCCGCGCGAAGACCTGCTGACCAAGCTCGTCGAGGCGGAACTGGACGGTGAGAAGCTGACGCGCAACGAGGTCGTCAACTTCGCGAACGTGCTGCTGCTGGCCGGGCACATCACCACCACGATGCTGCTCGGCAACGCCGTGCTGTGCCTGGACACGCACCCGGAATGGGACGAGCGGGTGCGCGCCGACCGGTCCCTGGTGCCGCCGCTGGTCGAGGAGTCGCTGCGCTACCTCTCGCCGTTCGCGGCGGTCGCCCGCACGACGAACCGCGAGGTCGAACTGGGCGGCGCGACGATCCCGGCCGAGCAGATGCTGATGGTGTGGGTGGCGGCGGCCAACCGGGACGAGCGGGTGTTCGCCGAGCCGGACACGTTCAACCCGCTGCGCGATCCGAACCCGCACCTGGCGTTCGGGCGCGGCATCCACTTCTGCATCGGCGCGCCGCTCGCGCGGCTCGAAGGGCGGGTGGCGCTGGACATCCTGTTCGACCGCTACCCGGCGCTGCGCACGATCCCGGGCGAGCCGCCGAAGTTCCAGGTGAACCCGAACATGACCGGCGTGCGGGAGCTGCCGCTCACCACGGGCTGA
- a CDS encoding TetR/AcrR family transcriptional regulator has product MSHPNRERGDRILDAAGELLLRMGYRKVAVDDIARAVGIGKGTVYLHWRNKELLFQALMMRESADLTEVILDGIKADPAMILPHRMISSSFLATHRRPLMMAMFRGNAEMFGSLGDLALRKQQQELSGHFEDAMRRHGLVRTDVPNLDYALNATAIGFYFTDVVSGKFDAIPLEERADALAYTIRASFEPPGEPDPAAVAKVAAELTAALEELVSGYRKGIYAHDPTEDPG; this is encoded by the coding sequence ATGAGCCATCCCAACCGCGAGCGCGGCGACCGCATCCTGGACGCGGCCGGCGAACTGCTGCTGCGCATGGGCTACCGCAAGGTGGCCGTCGACGACATCGCGCGCGCGGTCGGCATCGGCAAGGGCACCGTCTACCTGCACTGGCGCAACAAGGAACTGCTGTTCCAGGCGCTGATGATGCGCGAATCGGCCGATCTGACCGAGGTCATCCTGGACGGCATCAAGGCCGACCCGGCGATGATCCTGCCGCACCGGATGATCTCGTCCTCGTTCCTCGCCACCCACCGGCGGCCGCTGATGATGGCGATGTTCCGCGGCAACGCCGAGATGTTCGGCTCGCTCGGCGACCTCGCGCTGCGCAAGCAGCAGCAGGAGCTGAGCGGGCACTTCGAGGACGCGATGCGCCGGCACGGGCTGGTCCGCACCGACGTCCCGAACCTGGACTACGCGCTCAACGCCACGGCGATCGGCTTCTACTTCACCGACGTGGTGTCCGGGAAGTTCGACGCCATCCCGCTCGAAGAGAGGGCCGACGCCCTCGCGTACACGATCCGCGCCTCGTTCGAGCCGCCCGGGGAACCCGACCCCGCGGCGGTCGCGAAGGTGGCCGCGGAACTCACGGCGGCGCTCGAGGAGCTCGTCTCGGGCTACCGGAAGGGGATCTACGCACACGATCCCACCGAGGATCCCGGCTGA
- a CDS encoding replication-associated recombination protein A, whose product MAQDELFTVNADVAPPPERTVSNADERQADPASSPLAVRMRPRSLDEVVGQQHLLREGAPLRRLVEGAAPASVLLYGPPGTGKTTLANLVSIATGRRFVAMSALSAGVKEVRGVIEEARRRRQYNTENTVLFIDEVHRFSKTQQDALLGAVEDRTVLLVAATTENPSFSVVSPLLSRSLVLQLRPLTDEDITRLIERALADERGLGGELTLTEDARAHLVRLAGGDARRALTALEAAADAASATEAKTIDLPIVESTVDKAAVRYDRDGDQHYDIISAFIKSIRGSDVDAALHYLARMIEAGEDPRFLARRLVVHASEDIGMADPTALQAAVAASHAVGFIGMPEGRLALAQATIHLATAPKSNAVVTGIDAALADVRAGLAGSVPPHLRDGHYAGAKKLGNAQGYRYPHNVPEGVLAQQYPPDELVGKDYYEPTQRGAERPLAERVPKLRRTIRGER is encoded by the coding sequence GTGGCACAAGACGAGCTCTTCACCGTGAACGCCGACGTGGCGCCCCCACCCGAACGCACCGTGTCGAATGCGGACGAGCGGCAGGCGGACCCGGCGAGCTCGCCCCTGGCCGTGCGGATGCGGCCGCGGTCGCTCGACGAGGTCGTCGGCCAGCAGCACCTGCTGCGCGAAGGCGCCCCGCTGCGCCGGCTGGTCGAGGGCGCGGCACCGGCGTCCGTGCTGCTCTACGGCCCGCCCGGCACCGGGAAGACGACGCTGGCCAACCTGGTCTCGATCGCCACCGGACGCCGGTTCGTCGCGATGTCGGCGCTCTCGGCGGGCGTCAAGGAGGTGCGCGGGGTCATCGAAGAGGCCCGGCGGCGCCGGCAGTACAACACCGAGAACACCGTGCTGTTCATCGACGAGGTGCACCGGTTCTCCAAGACCCAGCAGGACGCCCTGCTCGGCGCGGTCGAGGACCGCACGGTGCTGCTGGTCGCGGCGACCACCGAGAACCCGTCGTTCTCCGTCGTCTCGCCGCTGCTGTCGCGCTCGCTGGTGCTGCAGCTGCGCCCGCTGACCGACGAGGACATCACGCGGCTGATCGAGCGCGCGCTGGCCGACGAACGCGGCCTCGGCGGCGAGCTGACGCTGACCGAGGACGCCCGCGCCCACCTCGTCCGGCTCGCCGGCGGGGACGCGCGCCGCGCGCTGACCGCGCTGGAAGCCGCGGCGGACGCGGCGTCGGCCACCGAGGCGAAGACCATCGACCTGCCCATCGTCGAGTCCACTGTGGATAAGGCCGCGGTGCGCTACGACCGCGACGGCGACCAGCACTACGACATCATCAGCGCGTTCATCAAGTCGATCCGCGGCTCCGACGTCGACGCCGCGCTGCACTACCTGGCCCGGATGATCGAGGCGGGGGAGGACCCGCGGTTCCTGGCCCGGCGCCTGGTCGTGCACGCCAGCGAGGACATCGGCATGGCCGACCCGACCGCCCTGCAGGCGGCGGTCGCGGCCTCGCACGCCGTCGGTTTCATCGGCATGCCCGAGGGCCGGCTGGCGCTCGCGCAGGCGACGATCCACCTGGCCACGGCACCGAAGTCGAACGCGGTCGTCACCGGCATCGACGCCGCGCTCGCCGACGTCCGCGCCGGGCTGGCCGGCAGTGTCCCGCCGCACCTGCGCGACGGGCACTACGCGGGCGCCAAGAAGCTCGGCAACGCGCAGGGCTACCGCTACCCGCACAACGTGCCGGAAGGCGTGCTGGCGCAGCAGTACCCGCCGGACGAGCTGGTCGGCAAGGACTACTACGAGCCGACCCAGCGCGGCGCGGAACGCCCGCTCGCCGAGCGCGTCCCGAAGCTGCGCCGGACCATCCGCGGCGAGCGGTAA
- a CDS encoding purple acid phosphatase family protein produces the protein MEIPRVGVPDALAARLSMAEQHEYLSRRSLLKGAAATGALLAAGPMLLPGAAYADGAKVAPAGRHLAFGRNPRTDIRVAWQVPTRVKNPFLRVAEFEPRFPGENPSAQHHDRHGYQWGHRIPAETRALHSEVAGVIAPYDQYYLHAEASRLTPGRTYTYAVGHDGYDPANGDGGAAALSTFTTAPARGFPTGKFTFTAFGDQGVSTTALAQDGAVAQQHPRFHLLAGDIAYADPSGAGLPPGPVADGSHDLYDPKVWDAYYNQIEGVAASVPWMVTTGNHDMEALYSPDGYGGQTKRWDFPGSGPADCPSVYSFIYGNVGVISLDANDVSYEIPANRGYSHGSQTAWLKRRLRYLRLQPDVDFIVVFFHHCAYSTTNQHASEGGVREEWVPLFDQYHVDLVVNGHNHIYERTDALRGGRVTKKVAIGDTVDPDRDGTVYATCGGGGRSVYSFPVPDTFDGEFTSYHWVKGGGQETETVGWSRVRYTGYSFLAIDVEPAWFGRRTTLTVRTLRNDGAEIDRFTLRRTAGLHTATGGFGGSGGHGGKSQAGVGADPGDA, from the coding sequence ATGGAAATCCCGAGAGTCGGTGTTCCCGACGCACTGGCTGCCCGCCTGAGCATGGCCGAGCAGCACGAGTACCTCTCCCGCCGTTCCCTGCTCAAGGGCGCCGCCGCCACCGGCGCCCTGCTCGCCGCCGGCCCGATGCTGCTGCCCGGCGCCGCCTACGCCGACGGCGCGAAGGTCGCCCCGGCCGGGCGTCACCTCGCCTTCGGCCGCAACCCGCGCACGGACATCCGCGTCGCCTGGCAGGTCCCGACGCGCGTCAAGAACCCGTTCCTGCGCGTCGCAGAGTTCGAGCCACGCTTTCCCGGCGAGAACCCATCGGCACAGCACCACGACCGCCACGGATACCAGTGGGGACACCGGATCCCGGCCGAGACGCGCGCGCTGCACTCCGAGGTCGCCGGGGTCATCGCGCCCTACGACCAGTACTACCTGCACGCCGAAGCGAGCCGTCTGACGCCGGGGCGCACCTACACCTACGCGGTCGGCCACGACGGCTACGACCCGGCGAACGGCGACGGCGGGGCCGCCGCGCTCTCGACGTTCACCACCGCGCCCGCGCGCGGCTTCCCGACGGGGAAGTTCACCTTCACCGCCTTCGGCGACCAGGGCGTCTCCACGACGGCGCTGGCCCAGGACGGCGCGGTCGCCCAGCAGCACCCGCGCTTCCACCTCCTCGCCGGTGACATCGCCTACGCCGACCCGAGCGGCGCGGGCCTGCCGCCCGGCCCGGTCGCCGACGGCAGCCACGACCTGTACGACCCGAAGGTCTGGGACGCCTACTACAACCAGATCGAGGGCGTCGCGGCGTCGGTGCCGTGGATGGTCACCACCGGCAACCACGACATGGAAGCGCTGTACTCGCCCGACGGCTACGGCGGCCAGACCAAGCGCTGGGACTTCCCCGGCAGCGGCCCGGCCGACTGCCCGAGCGTGTACTCGTTCATCTACGGCAACGTCGGCGTGATCTCCTTGGACGCCAACGACGTCTCGTACGAGATCCCGGCCAACCGCGGCTACTCGCACGGCTCCCAGACGGCGTGGCTCAAGCGGCGCCTGCGGTACCTGCGCCTGCAACCGGACGTCGACTTCATCGTGGTGTTCTTCCACCACTGCGCCTACTCGACGACCAACCAGCACGCCTCCGAAGGCGGCGTGCGGGAGGAGTGGGTGCCGCTGTTCGACCAGTACCACGTCGACCTGGTCGTCAACGGGCACAACCACATCTACGAGCGGACCGACGCGCTGCGCGGCGGCCGCGTCACCAAGAAGGTCGCGATCGGCGACACCGTCGACCCGGACCGCGACGGCACGGTCTACGCCACCTGCGGCGGTGGCGGCCGCAGCGTCTACAGCTTCCCGGTGCCCGACACCTTCGACGGCGAGTTCACCAGCTACCACTGGGTGAAGGGCGGCGGACAGGAGACGGAGACCGTCGGCTGGTCGCGCGTGCGCTACACCGGCTACTCCTTCCTCGCGATCGACGTCGAACCGGCGTGGTTCGGCCGCAGGACCACGCTCACCGTGCGGACCCTGCGCAACGACGGCGCCGAGATCGACCGGTTCACCCTGCGGCGCACCGCGGGCCTGCACACCGCGACCGGCGGCTTCGGCGGTTCCGGTGGCCACGGCGGAAAGTCGCAGGCGGGAGTGGGTGCGGACCCGGGCGACGCCTGA
- a CDS encoding VOC family protein has translation MPATLQCIVLDCPEPAELAYFYQAIMGGEVDRPDPRWRVDADWSTLHANGVVLGFQRSFDYRPPRWPDPAYPQQYHLDFEVDNLAETHHQVLSYGGRLLDPDLGGRGWRVYADPAGHPFCLLGDY, from the coding sequence GTGCCCGCGACGCTGCAATGCATCGTCCTGGACTGTCCGGAACCGGCTGAGCTCGCCTACTTCTACCAAGCGATCATGGGGGGCGAGGTCGACCGTCCGGATCCCCGCTGGCGGGTGGACGCGGACTGGTCGACGTTGCACGCGAACGGGGTGGTCCTCGGGTTCCAGCGGTCCTTCGACTACCGGCCGCCGCGCTGGCCGGACCCGGCGTACCCGCAGCAGTACCACCTCGACTTCGAGGTCGACAACCTCGCCGAGACGCACCACCAGGTCCTCTCCTACGGCGGCCGGCTGCTCGATCCCGACCTGGGCGGCCGCGGCTGGCGCGTCTACGCCGACCCGGCCGGCCACCCGTTCTGCCTGCTCGGTGATTACTGA
- a CDS encoding NAD(P)-dependent oxidoreductase has protein sequence MSIGFLGTGIMGAAMAANIAKAGLDVRVWNRTREKAEPLADVATVADSAAAAAAGADILVTMLADGPAVASAFEAASPASGTLWLQMSTVGLDWTDRLAALAGKAGVVFVDAPVLGTRRPAEQAQLQVLASGPEEARPAATPVFDAVGIRTLWLGPAGQGSRLKLVMNAWVLTLTNGTAESLGLARALGLDPALFLETIKGGGLDVGYAHVKGAAMLSGDYDPSFPAALAAKDARLVVEAAGDDVDVAGARATLAHLEAAVEAGHGDEDMAALYRAVLKDT, from the coding sequence ATGAGCATCGGATTCCTCGGTACCGGGATCATGGGCGCCGCGATGGCGGCCAACATCGCGAAGGCGGGCCTCGACGTCCGGGTCTGGAACCGGACCCGCGAAAAGGCCGAACCCCTCGCCGACGTCGCGACGGTGGCCGATTCGGCGGCCGCGGCGGCGGCCGGCGCCGACATCCTCGTGACGATGCTGGCCGACGGTCCCGCCGTCGCGTCGGCGTTCGAAGCCGCTTCGCCCGCGTCGGGCACGTTGTGGCTGCAGATGAGCACGGTCGGCCTCGACTGGACCGACCGCCTCGCCGCGCTGGCCGGGAAGGCGGGCGTGGTGTTCGTCGACGCGCCGGTCCTCGGCACCCGCCGGCCGGCGGAGCAGGCCCAGCTGCAGGTGCTGGCGTCCGGCCCGGAGGAGGCCCGCCCGGCCGCGACGCCGGTGTTCGACGCGGTCGGCATCCGCACGCTCTGGCTCGGCCCGGCCGGCCAGGGCAGCCGGCTGAAGCTGGTGATGAACGCGTGGGTGCTGACCCTGACCAACGGCACGGCCGAAAGCCTCGGCCTGGCCCGCGCGCTGGGCCTGGACCCGGCGCTGTTCCTGGAGACGATCAAGGGCGGCGGTCTCGACGTCGGCTACGCGCACGTGAAGGGCGCCGCGATGCTGTCGGGCGACTACGACCCGTCGTTCCCGGCGGCCCTGGCGGCGAAGGACGCCCGCTTGGTGGTCGAAGCCGCGGGCGACGACGTCGACGTGGCCGGCGCCCGAGCCACCCTCGCGCACCTGGAGGCCGCGGTGGAGGCGGGCCACGGCGACGAGGACATGGCGGCGCTCTACCGCGCGGTGCTGAAGGACACCTGA
- a CDS encoding DUF948 domain-containing protein, which yields MSAGQIAALIAAGAFVVLVVLLAIPLIKLGKTLDAATEAIERTNSNTDPLLIGANQTITHVNTQLERVDGITSNAQAVTGNVSALTSVFTATLGGPLVKTAALSYGLSKAIRARKKKNAAKAAKKAAK from the coding sequence GTGTCGGCAGGGCAGATCGCCGCGTTGATCGCCGCAGGAGCATTCGTGGTGCTGGTCGTCCTGCTGGCGATCCCGCTGATCAAGCTCGGCAAGACGCTGGACGCGGCCACCGAGGCGATCGAGCGCACCAACAGCAACACCGACCCGCTGCTGATCGGCGCGAACCAGACGATCACGCACGTCAACACCCAGCTCGAGCGGGTGGACGGGATCACGTCGAACGCGCAGGCCGTCACCGGGAACGTCTCCGCGCTGACGTCGGTGTTCACCGCGACGCTGGGCGGCCCGCTGGTCAAGACCGCGGCGCTGTCCTACGGGCTCAGCAAGGCGATCCGGGCGCGCAAGAAGAAGAACGCCGCCAAGGCCGCGAAGAAGGCCGCGAAGTGA
- the alaS gene encoding alanine--tRNA ligase, producing the protein MDTHEITDRFLRHYESKGHTRVPSAPLILDDPNLLFVNAGMVQFKPYFLGEAPPPYPRATSVQKCVRTPDIDEVGKTTRHNTFFQMAGNFSFGDYFKEGAIEYAWELITKPQSEGGYGLDPNRLWATVYEDDAEAAGLWRKLTGLPGERIQVRDGKDNYWDMGVPGPGGPCSEIYYDRGPAYGREGGPVADEDRYIEIWNLVFMQDIRGELSPKLGHKPIGELPKKNIDTGMGVERVATILQGVENVYETDLVRPVIGRAEEFSGRRYGGNHADDVRFRVIADHARTGVLLIGDGVTPGNDGRGYVLRRLLRRIVRSSRLLGVHEPVLQSFAAVVRDTMGPTYPELVSGFDRINEVVRIEEEAFLATLTSGSRIFDMAAEETKRGGGDVLAGDKAFQLHDTYGFPIDLTLEMASEQGLSVDEDGFRTLMNEQRTRAKADAASRKTGHGDLSEYRKVLEQHGETEFLGYTDLQAEAKVVALLEDGQPVRSVSAGKKAELVLDRTPFYAESGGQVADTGVLLGDGVELKVLDVQKIVPGLFVHRVEVLDGEVGLDSKVTGSVDAHRRLSIERSHSATHLVHAAVRGAYGKRAAQAGSLNSPGRMRFDFTTPGSVSADVLTEVEQEVNDYLQTNVEVRSFTTTKDKALELGAVALFGEKYGNDVRVVDMGEYSRELCGGTHVDRIGQLGLVKLVSDASIGSGVHRVEALVGTDALKYVRKEQLLVSQLANTFKVPSDQLPGRIEDVLTRLKNAEKEIAQLKTQQVLGSTGALADKAVDVNGVSVVAEVVPDVDGNGLRALASDIRGRLGSRPGVVALFSPAGDKLSFVVATTKAAQDKGIAAGKLVPSFAEKIGGRGGGKPDMAQGGGTNPAGAADAVSALRSAIAGIG; encoded by the coding sequence GTGGACACACACGAAATCACCGACCGTTTCCTGCGCCATTACGAGAGCAAAGGGCACACGCGCGTGCCCAGCGCGCCGTTGATCCTCGACGACCCGAACCTGCTGTTCGTCAACGCCGGCATGGTGCAGTTCAAGCCGTACTTCCTCGGTGAGGCACCGCCGCCGTACCCGCGTGCGACCTCCGTGCAGAAGTGCGTGCGCACCCCGGACATCGACGAGGTCGGCAAGACCACCCGGCACAACACGTTCTTCCAGATGGCCGGCAACTTCTCCTTCGGCGACTACTTCAAGGAAGGCGCCATCGAGTACGCCTGGGAGCTGATCACCAAGCCCCAGAGCGAAGGCGGTTACGGCCTCGACCCGAACCGCCTGTGGGCGACGGTCTACGAGGACGACGCCGAGGCGGCCGGTCTGTGGCGCAAGCTCACCGGCCTGCCCGGCGAGCGCATCCAGGTGCGCGACGGCAAGGACAACTACTGGGACATGGGCGTGCCCGGTCCCGGCGGCCCGTGCTCGGAGATCTACTACGACCGCGGCCCGGCGTACGGCCGCGAAGGCGGTCCGGTCGCGGACGAGGACCGCTACATCGAGATCTGGAACCTCGTCTTCATGCAGGACATCCGCGGCGAGCTGAGCCCCAAGCTCGGGCACAAGCCGATCGGTGAGCTGCCGAAGAAGAACATCGACACCGGCATGGGCGTCGAGCGGGTCGCGACGATCCTGCAGGGTGTCGAGAACGTCTACGAGACGGACCTGGTGCGCCCGGTGATCGGCCGCGCGGAGGAGTTCTCCGGCCGCCGCTACGGCGGCAACCACGCCGACGACGTCCGCTTCCGCGTGATCGCCGACCACGCCCGCACCGGCGTGCTGCTGATCGGCGACGGCGTCACCCCGGGCAACGACGGCCGCGGCTACGTGCTGCGCCGCCTGCTGCGCCGCATCGTCCGCTCCTCGCGCCTGCTGGGCGTGCACGAGCCGGTGCTGCAGTCGTTCGCGGCGGTCGTGCGCGACACGATGGGCCCGACCTACCCCGAGCTCGTCAGCGGCTTCGACCGGATCAACGAGGTCGTCCGGATCGAGGAGGAGGCGTTCCTCGCGACGCTGACCAGCGGTTCGCGCATCTTCGACATGGCGGCCGAGGAGACCAAGCGCGGCGGCGGTGACGTGCTGGCCGGCGACAAGGCGTTCCAGCTGCACGACACGTACGGCTTCCCGATCGACCTGACCCTGGAGATGGCGTCCGAGCAGGGCCTGAGCGTCGACGAGGACGGCTTCCGCACGCTCATGAACGAGCAGCGGACCCGCGCGAAGGCGGACGCGGCGTCGCGCAAGACCGGCCACGGCGACCTCTCGGAGTACCGGAAGGTCCTGGAGCAGCACGGTGAGACCGAGTTCCTCGGTTACACCGACCTGCAGGCCGAGGCGAAGGTCGTCGCGCTGCTGGAGGACGGGCAGCCGGTCCGCAGCGTCTCGGCGGGCAAGAAGGCCGAGCTGGTGCTCGACCGCACGCCGTTCTACGCCGAGAGCGGCGGCCAGGTCGCCGACACCGGCGTGCTGCTCGGCGACGGCGTCGAGCTGAAGGTCCTGGACGTCCAGAAGATCGTCCCGGGGCTGTTCGTGCACCGCGTCGAGGTGCTCGACGGCGAGGTCGGCCTCGACTCCAAGGTCACCGGTTCGGTCGACGCGCACCGCCGGCTCTCCATCGAGCGCTCGCACTCCGCGACGCACCTGGTGCACGCGGCGGTCCGCGGCGCCTACGGCAAGCGCGCGGCGCAGGCGGGCTCGCTGAACTCGCCGGGCCGCATGCGGTTCGACTTCACCACGCCCGGCTCGGTGTCGGCGGACGTGCTGACCGAGGTCGAGCAGGAGGTCAACGACTACCTGCAGACCAACGTCGAGGTGCGGAGCTTCACCACGACCAAGGACAAGGCCCTCGAGCTGGGCGCGGTCGCGCTGTTCGGCGAGAAGTACGGCAACGACGTCCGCGTGGTCGACATGGGCGAGTACTCCCGCGAGCTCTGCGGTGGCACGCACGTCGACCGGATCGGTCAGCTCGGCCTGGTCAAGCTGGTCTCCGACGCGTCCATCGGCTCGGGCGTGCACCGCGTCGAGGCGCTGGTCGGCACGGACGCGCTGAAGTACGTCCGCAAGGAGCAGCTGCTGGTCTCCCAGCTGGCGAACACCTTCAAGGTGCCTTCGGACCAGCTGCCCGGCCGCATCGAGGACGTCCTGACCCGGTTGAAGAACGCCGAGAAGGAGATCGCCCAGCTCAAGACCCAGCAGGTGCTGGGGTCGACGGGGGCGCTCGCCGACAAGGCGGTCGACGTCAACGGCGTCTCGGTGGTCGCCGAGGTCGTCCCGGACGTCGACGGCAACGGCCTGCGCGCGCTCGCCTCGGACATCCGCGGCCGGCTCGGCTCGCGGCCCGGTGTGGTGGCGCTGTTCTCGCCGGCCGGCGACAAGCTGAGCTTCGTCGTCGCGACGACGAAGGCGGCGCAGGACAAGGGCATCGCGGCGGGCAAGCTGGTGCCGTCCTTCGCGGAGAAGATCGGCGGCCGCGGCGGCGGCAAGCCGGACATGGCCCAGGGCGGTGGCACGAACCCGGCCGGCGCGGCCGACGCGGTCTCGGCCCTGCGCTCGGCGATTGCCGGCATTGGTTAA
- the ruvX gene encoding Holliday junction resolvase RuvX has translation MDVGSVRVGVALSDPAPVLASPLVTLSRDATDDSDLDQLAALVTEHEVVEVIVGLPRTLANRQGPAAELAIAYSERLAGRVAPVPVRLGDERLTTVTASRILSQRGVKGRKQRAVVDQAAAVEILQAWIDAAAAHRAREGDR, from the coding sequence GTGGATGTCGGATCCGTCCGGGTCGGCGTCGCCCTGAGCGATCCGGCCCCCGTGCTCGCGTCGCCATTGGTTACCCTCTCCCGCGATGCGACCGACGACAGTGATCTGGACCAGCTGGCCGCCCTCGTCACCGAGCACGAGGTGGTCGAGGTGATCGTGGGCTTGCCGCGAACGCTCGCCAACCGGCAGGGTCCGGCGGCCGAGCTGGCGATCGCGTATTCTGAACGTCTGGCCGGGCGCGTTGCGCCCGTGCCGGTCCGGCTGGGCGACGAGCGGCTGACCACGGTCACCGCATCCCGCATCCTCTCCCAGCGCGGGGTCAAAGGCCGCAAGCAGCGAGCGGTGGTCGACCAGGCCGCCGCCGTCGAGATCCTGCAGGCCTGGATCGACGCCGCTGCTGCGCACCGCGCCCGGGAGGGAGACCGATGA